In Campylobacter suis, the following proteins share a genomic window:
- a CDS encoding sodium-dependent tyrosine transporter — translation MFIKLNDRVYLNTDRITRVKIDNVQDGIRIRFYEGVAQVAKSGRFESFEAAQKWLEQNFAGK, via the coding sequence ATGTTTATCAAATTAAATGACCGTGTTTATCTAAACACAGACCGTATTACAAGAGTAAAGATTGATAATGTCCAAGATGGCATTCGTATTCGCTTTTATGAGGGTGTTGCACAGGTTGCAAAGAGTGGTCGCTTTGAGAGCTTTGAAGCTGCTCAAAAGTGGCTAGAGCAAAATTTCGCTGGCAAATAA
- a CDS encoding CZB domain-containing protein → MKLDGYKAFFAGEHHNIPDHHSCRFGKWFGENVKNFAQSENANINEVAKHHENVHNGLNKAIKIFSDKSSDKKDGISVFKDVENSSKHGFELLLNIVRKSRK, encoded by the coding sequence ATGAAGCTTGATGGATATAAGGCATTTTTTGCTGGCGAACATCACAATATACCAGACCATCATAGTTGCAGATTTGGCAAGTGGTTTGGCGAAAATGTTAAAAATTTTGCCCAAAGTGAAAACGCTAACATAAACGAAGTTGCAAAACATCATGAAAATGTACATAATGGGCTTAATAAGGCGATTAAGATTTTTTCAGATAAGAGTTCTGATAAAAAAGATGGCATAAGCGTATTTAAAGATGTTGAGAACTCAAGTAAGCACGGCTTTGAATTGCTTTTAAATATCGTTAGAAAATCAAGAAAATAA
- the yedF gene encoding sulfurtransferase-like selenium metabolism protein YedF, whose translation MQIDCRNLDCPQPVINTKDALSELKDGESLEIFVNAIAPKENISRFLNSQKQAFTISDLENGETLFRVVKNGELKDISFDEFNCEIPAKRQKVLYLNEDRAGSGEVGEVLLSKFIAAFMQVQSKPSTILLVNTAVKMTTDRSHPSFRALKELENAGVKILSCGSCLEAYKLVDKLAIGEITNAFEVVDILSKNDVITL comes from the coding sequence ATGCAAATAGACTGCAGAAATTTAGACTGCCCGCAGCCAGTTATAAATACAAAAGACGCACTTAGCGAGCTAAAAGATGGCGAAAGTTTAGAAATTTTCGTAAATGCTATAGCTCCAAAAGAAAATATATCTCGCTTTTTAAACTCACAAAAACAAGCCTTTACGATAAGTGATTTAGAAAATGGCGAGACACTTTTTCGTGTTGTTAAAAACGGTGAACTAAAAGATATAAGCTTTGATGAGTTTAACTGTGAAATTCCAGCAAAACGCCAAAAAGTCCTTTATCTAAATGAAGATAGGGCTGGAAGCGGAGAAGTTGGCGAAGTGCTTTTGTCAAAATTTATAGCAGCTTTTATGCAAGTGCAAAGTAAGCCAAGTACTATTTTGCTTGTCAATACGGCTGTAAAGATGACTACTGATCGCTCACACCCCAGCTTTCGTGCGCTAAAAGAGCTAGAAAATGCAGGTGTTAAAATTTTAAGCTGCGGTAGTTGCTTGGAGGCTTATAAACTCGTTGATAAGCTAGCTATTGGTGAGATTACAAATGCCTTTGAAGTGGTTGATATTTTAAGCAAAAATGATGTGATAACTCTATGA
- the selD gene encoding selenide, water dikinase SelD → MIYNDKKLTKFVRAAGUAAKLDPAGLNKSIGALNLSHPNLLSSTTSNEDASVFRLSDDLALVQTLDFITPVVNDPFIYGQIAAANSLSDIFAMGASVINALNIVGFDSCNLESEILSEIMAGGASKVKECGGVVVGGHSIATPEMYYGLSVTGAIHPNKFWANNTAKVGDLLILTKPLGTGVLSTAIKGDMLNLDQIKEAAFYMSQLNFYAVGAMSEIFVHAATDITGFGFLGHLFEMGRDDIAFEIFTQNVPILQSAKEMADIGLLPEGSYKNRDFASAYVDGKADMLLYDAQTSGGLLLAISQKDAQLALNRLKDVGYTQSAIVGEVFERKPTQKLINLS, encoded by the coding sequence ATGATATATAATGATAAAAAGCTTACAAAATTTGTCCGTGCAGCGGGTTGAGCAGCCAAACTTGACCCGGCGGGTCTAAACAAAAGTATCGGTGCACTAAATTTATCCCATCCAAATTTGCTCTCATCCACGACAAGCAACGAAGATGCAAGTGTTTTTAGGCTAAGTGATGACTTGGCGCTTGTTCAAACGCTTGATTTTATCACGCCAGTTGTAAATGATCCTTTTATTTACGGGCAGATAGCTGCTGCAAATTCTCTTAGCGATATTTTTGCTATGGGAGCAAGCGTTATAAATGCCTTAAATATAGTTGGCTTTGATAGCTGCAACCTTGAAAGTGAAATTCTTTCTGAGATAATGGCTGGAGGAGCCAGTAAAGTCAAAGAGTGCGGAGGTGTCGTAGTTGGTGGTCATAGCATAGCAACGCCTGAGATGTATTATGGGCTTAGCGTAACTGGTGCTATACATCCAAATAAATTTTGGGCAAATAACACAGCAAAAGTTGGCGATTTGCTTATCCTTACAAAGCCGCTTGGTACAGGCGTTTTAAGCACAGCGATAAAGGGCGATATGCTAAATTTAGACCAGATAAAAGAGGCGGCTTTTTATATGTCGCAGCTAAATTTTTATGCGGTCGGTGCGATGAGTGAAATTTTCGTTCATGCAGCTACTGATATAACTGGCTTTGGCTTTTTAGGGCACCTTTTTGAGATGGGACGAGATGATATAGCGTTTGAAATTTTTACTCAAAATGTCCCGATACTGCAAAGTGCAAAAGAGATGGCTGATATTGGTCTTTTGCCAGAAGGAAGCTATAAAAACCGAGATTTTGCAAGTGCTTATGTGGATGGCAAAGCCGATATGTTGCTTTATGATGCGCAAACTTCAGGTGGATTGCTTTTGGCTATATCGCAAAAAGATGCACAACTTGCGCTAAATAGACTAAAAGATGTTGGCTACACACAAAGCGCAATAGTCGGCGAAGTTTTTGAGCGCAAACCTACACAAAAGCTTATAAATTTAAGTTGA
- a CDS encoding EAL and GGDEF domain-containing protein, which yields MLSKIFKNASRLWFNIGLRLFMTYPIVLLILITLVFYIFNSRVGDIKFNLRDYNNQVQNVIDNKIFEIKKEFEIYTRHANAHDYNLENNIDVALAQQLFDENFKAYYFIDENANVLHKKVTDSAYALDTFGGKWIFETTEKKPFIISKFISSSGHAKAIFVSYYIGHKQRVVAEVNLAKLSGEILALSNPHQHATYIFDIDGNIIQTIVPNIIENNMIGSKIDTKEVDRYFTKDGLVELSYIKMQANLATYNENLGVFVLVYTPRMQAIGLEMLFFGLALFLFFIYTITLIGNIRFAKRYVKKPIDEINKCIAEQNFKQDEKFLTEFQTVFDKLKELYDKSKEQEIRLVDYKKRYGYIFEQSPLIVLIYDAYDGQIVDVSQQACEFYGYSHDEFIKLNCKDIFLSTFEEVIFDVRRCMEDKHSSFTAQHILKNGEVRDMSVRNSAVSANDKEYIFTIATDITEQNFAKQNQRVVAEYYSAFSEVIMLGEKDDILQISYSTQNIEKLLGIKHSDVMGGNVNLKEYIFEADRLGFINELELARRFFTVAKGAKDLLNFVIRLKTPLFTGIYYKIGVKFFKDADGKFDAVAYHISEYAEQKQLIDKFENEQKTNKNLIWASDTIPFEYDPSEQVIKTSSEFGEILGVDGLAIVSIDQVRMRKIVGEKFINFDTFFADICVEEGVYIGEIKTKDINKKAIWLSIRARQTTLSKDGVNKKIEGVFRNITDQKISQGYQELASRLFSYSKDSIAIFDKEWKFIDVNENFCNEMGYEYDEILGSSIHILNSRFTSSQEYANILSSTQSSGVWQGRIWIKNKKGDDKFILINLSEVSDKDDVVSYYIGVFSEIGEIRTTQEYLDHIAYHDPLTKLPNRYLFNQKLSHAIAQQDHAKQVALAYLNFDGFKAINDTYGYQAGDKFLTEISSKIDVLFEDRDMFARIGGDEFVAIILHENVGEIYEMAENILRIACGTIYHEGKKLFASASIGISINDAMKNISAENMIEQAGWAMYKAKLSGKNRYYVFDPKKDKNLKDQYADNYKILTALENEQIFIEYQPEIDLKTNEVVSFEALIRWEHNGNIVYPNEFLPLIQQQSVIEDIAIFAIKSALKAQAAWQKSGKSANVCVNISIIELCSDSFYMKFKELVLRNSDVNLNSLFIEIIDANNVTDLVQSSKILQRYKSFGVSFVLDDFASKTSSFEALELLPIDKIKVDKNICTYMFFNKKAFSTVHIIKNVADMFEKAPTIKNLQDASTLKILSGLGFRNFQGNFFARPMRLEDVLKYEFKGISGFDPSYSIDDEMFNKLAECIALKEYAQNIISTLSTRHILDDSEIFVGLKNEILPKLNEFSSSEYTNIVNNLKEAFATSDKMRTLSLARAANIMCAEILNIDGKESIL from the coding sequence ATGTTATCAAAAATTTTTAAGAACGCAAGCAGACTTTGGTTTAACATCGGACTTAGGCTTTTTATGACCTATCCGATAGTTTTGCTTATCCTAATAACGCTCGTGTTTTATATATTTAACTCAAGAGTAGGTGATATAAAATTTAACCTTCGTGACTACAACAACCAAGTTCAAAATGTTATAGATAATAAAATTTTTGAGATAAAAAAAGAATTTGAAATTTACACAAGGCATGCCAACGCGCATGATTATAACCTTGAAAATAATATAGATGTAGCTCTTGCCCAGCAACTTTTTGATGAAAATTTTAAAGCCTACTACTTTATCGATGAAAATGCAAATGTTTTGCATAAAAAAGTCACAGATAGTGCTTATGCGCTGGATACTTTTGGTGGCAAATGGATATTTGAAACTACTGAAAAAAAGCCATTTATTATCTCAAAATTTATATCAAGTAGCGGACATGCAAAGGCGATTTTTGTTTCGTATTACATTGGTCATAAGCAAAGGGTGGTGGCTGAGGTAAATTTGGCAAAACTTAGCGGTGAGATCCTAGCTTTATCAAATCCACATCAGCACGCAACCTATATCTTTGATATTGATGGTAACATCATTCAAACCATAGTCCCAAATATCATAGAAAATAATATGATAGGCAGTAAAATAGACACCAAAGAGGTGGATAGATATTTTACAAAAGATGGTTTAGTAGAGCTTTCATATATAAAAATGCAAGCAAATTTAGCCACATACAATGAAAACTTAGGTGTATTTGTTTTAGTTTATACCCCACGCATGCAAGCCATTGGTCTTGAAATGCTCTTTTTTGGGCTAGCTTTGTTTTTATTTTTTATCTACACGATAACTTTGATAGGCAATATCAGATTTGCAAAGCGCTATGTAAAAAAACCTATAGACGAGATAAATAAATGTATTGCCGAGCAAAATTTCAAGCAAGATGAGAAATTTCTAACAGAATTTCAGACTGTTTTTGATAAGTTAAAAGAGCTTTATGATAAGAGCAAAGAGCAAGAGATTAGACTTGTTGATTATAAAAAGCGCTATGGTTATATATTTGAGCAAAGTCCTCTTATAGTCTTAATCTATGATGCTTACGATGGTCAGATAGTTGATGTTAGTCAGCAAGCGTGTGAATTTTACGGATATAGTCATGATGAGTTTATTAAGTTAAATTGTAAAGATATATTTTTATCGACATTTGAAGAAGTTATCTTTGATGTAAGACGATGTATGGAGGATAAACATAGCTCTTTTACCGCTCAGCATATCTTAAAAAATGGCGAAGTAAGAGATATGAGCGTTAGAAACTCTGCTGTTAGTGCAAACGATAAAGAGTATATATTTACCATAGCAACCGATATAACAGAGCAAAATTTTGCCAAGCAAAACCAAAGAGTAGTGGCAGAGTACTACTCGGCATTTAGTGAGGTTATCATGCTTGGCGAAAAAGATGACATACTTCAAATTTCTTACTCCACGCAAAATATCGAAAAACTACTTGGCATAAAGCACTCAGATGTTATGGGTGGAAATGTAAATTTAAAAGAGTATATCTTTGAAGCTGACAGACTTGGTTTTATAAATGAGCTGGAGCTTGCAAGGCGATTTTTCACTGTTGCTAAAGGGGCAAAAGATCTTTTAAATTTTGTCATAAGATTAAAAACTCCGCTTTTTACTGGAATTTATTATAAGATAGGCGTGAAATTTTTTAAAGATGCGGACGGTAAATTCGATGCAGTTGCCTATCATATTAGCGAATATGCCGAGCAAAAGCAGCTGATAGATAAATTTGAAAATGAGCAAAAGACAAACAAAAATCTAATCTGGGCGTCAGATACTATACCATTTGAGTATGACCCAAGCGAACAAGTCATAAAAACCAGTAGCGAATTTGGCGAAATTTTGGGAGTTGATGGGCTTGCTATAGTTAGCATAGATCAAGTGAGAATGCGAAAAATAGTTGGTGAGAAATTTATAAATTTTGATACCTTTTTTGCTGATATTTGCGTTGAAGAAGGCGTTTATATAGGCGAGATAAAGACTAAAGATATAAATAAAAAAGCTATTTGGCTAAGCATTAGAGCAAGACAAACCACTCTTAGTAAAGATGGGGTAAACAAAAAGATAGAGGGGGTATTTAGAAATATCACCGATCAAAAAATTTCACAAGGCTATCAAGAGCTAGCTTCAAGGCTCTTTTCATACTCAAAAGATAGCATAGCCATCTTTGATAAAGAGTGGAAATTTATAGATGTAAATGAAAATTTCTGCAATGAAATGGGCTATGAATATGACGAAATTTTAGGCTCTTCGATACACATCTTAAACTCACGCTTTACAAGTTCGCAAGAGTATGCAAACATTCTAAGCTCTACTCAAAGTAGCGGTGTTTGGCAGGGTAGAATTTGGATAAAAAATAAAAAAGGAGATGACAAATTTATCCTTATTAATCTCTCAGAAGTAAGCGATAAAGATGATGTCGTGTCTTATTATATTGGTGTTTTCTCAGAGATTGGCGAGATACGCACAACGCAAGAGTACCTAGATCACATAGCCTATCATGATCCACTTACAAAACTACCAAACAGATATTTGTTTAATCAAAAGCTAAGCCATGCCATCGCCCAGCAAGATCATGCAAAGCAAGTCGCGCTTGCTTATTTGAATTTTGATGGATTTAAGGCGATAAATGACACTTATGGCTATCAGGCTGGAGATAAATTTTTAACCGAAATTTCAAGCAAGATAGATGTATTGTTTGAAGATCGTGATATGTTTGCTCGTATTGGTGGCGATGAGTTTGTAGCTATCATCTTGCATGAAAATGTTGGTGAAATTTATGAGATGGCTGAAAATATACTTCGCATAGCGTGTGGCACTATCTATCATGAAGGCAAAAAGCTGTTTGCAAGTGCAAGTATTGGCATTTCAATAAATGACGCCATGAAAAATATCTCAGCTGAAAATATGATAGAGCAAGCTGGCTGGGCGATGTATAAAGCAAAACTAAGTGGTAAGAACCGCTACTATGTCTTTGATCCTAAAAAAGATAAAAACTTAAAAGATCAATACGCTGATAACTATAAAATTTTAACAGCTCTTGAAAATGAGCAAATTTTTATCGAGTATCAACCAGAAATTGATCTAAAAACCAACGAAGTTGTAAGTTTTGAAGCCCTTATACGCTGGGAACATAATGGAAATATCGTCTATCCAAATGAGTTTTTGCCGCTTATACAGCAGCAAAGCGTGATCGAAGACATTGCTATATTTGCGATAAAATCAGCTCTTAAGGCACAAGCTGCATGGCAAAAGAGTGGCAAGAGCGCAAATGTTTGTGTGAATATAAGTATTATTGAGCTTTGCAGTGATAGCTTTTATATGAAATTTAAAGAGCTTGTTTTAAGAAATAGTGATGTAAATTTAAATTCTTTATTTATCGAGATAATCGATGCAAATAATGTCACAGACTTAGTTCAGTCAAGTAAAATTTTACAGCGCTATAAGAGCTTTGGCGTTTCGTTTGTACTTGATGATTTTGCTAGCAAGACAAGCTCATTTGAGGCACTTGAACTGTTGCCGATAGATAAGATAAAGGTTGATAAGAACATTTGTACATATATGTTTTTTAATAAGAAGGCCTTTTCTACGGTTCACATTATAAAAAATGTAGCCGATATGTTTGAAAAAGCGCCAACCATTAAAAACCTGCAAGACGCAAGCACACTTAAAATTTTAAGTGGTCTTGGATTTAGAAATTTCCAAGGAAATTTCTTTGCTCGTCCGATGCGACTTGAGGATGTATTAAAATATGAATTTAAGGGTATTAGTGGTTTTGATCCTAGCTATAGCATAGATGATGAGATGTTTAACAAGCTTGCAGAGTGTATCGCTTTAAAAGAGTATGCGCAAAATATCATCTCAACATTAAGCACCCGTCACATTTTAGATGATAGTGAAATTTTTGTAGGGTTAAAAAATGAAATTTTACCAAAGCTTAATGAATTTAGCTCAAGCGAATACACAAATATTGTTAATAATCTAAAAGAGGCCTTTGCTACGAGTGATAAGATGCGAACTTTATCGCTGGCACGAGCGGCAAATATCATGTGTG